Proteins from a single region of Streptococcus mitis:
- a CDS encoding alpha/beta fold hydrolase, producing the protein MKLIFLHGLGQSADSWKEVQELLVDYPSEALELFPSGVATYQEAKERIYQHLSEETEPFVLIGLSLGAALALELSSYDLPNLQALVLSGCPLKLAGNIPFYIQLLIFKLLPKRVFEKQGADKSLLVGVSEELKTLDLREIAKNCPYPTLLICGSQDKPNLSSMKAIQELMPNSQFQIIPDGPHVLNRAKPKEFAAITRSFLELLK; encoded by the coding sequence ATGAAATTAATATTTTTACATGGCCTAGGTCAGTCAGCAGATAGTTGGAAAGAAGTGCAAGAGTTGCTTGTAGATTATCCTTCTGAAGCCCTAGAGTTATTTCCTTCCGGAGTTGCTACCTATCAAGAAGCTAAGGAGCGCATTTATCAGCACTTGTCAGAGGAGACAGAACCTTTTGTCCTAATCGGTTTGTCCTTAGGAGCTGCACTTGCATTAGAGCTGTCAAGTTACGATTTGCCAAATCTTCAGGCCTTGGTTTTGTCAGGCTGTCCATTGAAACTAGCTGGCAATATCCCTTTTTACATTCAGTTGCTGATATTTAAACTACTCCCCAAAAGGGTATTTGAAAAACAGGGAGCAGATAAATCGCTTTTGGTTGGAGTTTCTGAGGAATTAAAAACACTTGATTTAAGAGAGATTGCAAAGAATTGTCCCTATCCAACTTTGTTAATTTGTGGTAGTCAAGATAAGCCTAATCTCAGTTCAATGAAAGCTATTCAAGAACTGATGCCAAATTCCCAGTTCCAGATTATCCCTGACGGTCCTCATGTCTTGAATAGAGCCAAACCAAAAGAGTTTGCAGCAATAACTAGAAGTTTTCTTGAATTGCTGAAATAA
- the miaA gene encoding tRNA (adenosine(37)-N6)-dimethylallyltransferase MiaA encodes MKTKIIVIVGPTAVGKTALAIEVAKRFNGEVVSGDSQQVYRGLDIGTAKASPEEQAAVPHHLIDVREVTESYSAFDFVSEAKMAIEDIHSRGKLAIIAGGTGLYIQSLLEGYHLGGETPHEEILAYRASLEPYTDEELAHLVEQAGLEIPQFNRRRAMRALEIAHFGQDLENQESLYEPLIICLDDERSQLYERINRRVDLMFEAGLLDEAKWLFEHYPNVQAAKGIGYKELFPYFRGEQSLEEVSESLKQATRRFAKRQLTWFRNRMQVTFYQIGEAGVQDRILSQIEEFLDD; translated from the coding sequence ATGAAAACAAAAATAATTGTGATTGTTGGACCGACTGCAGTTGGAAAAACAGCCCTTGCCATCGAAGTTGCAAAGCGTTTTAATGGCGAAGTGGTTAGTGGAGATAGCCAGCAAGTCTATCGAGGTCTGGATATAGGGACGGCTAAGGCTAGTCCAGAAGAGCAGGCAGCTGTTCCTCATCATTTAATCGATGTTAGAGAGGTAACCGAGTCTTACTCGGCTTTTGATTTTGTTTCAGAAGCTAAGATGGCTATTGAGGATATTCACAGTCGTGGCAAGCTAGCTATTATTGCTGGTGGGACTGGACTGTATATCCAGAGCTTATTAGAAGGCTACCATTTAGGTGGGGAGACACCTCATGAGGAGATTTTGGCCTATCGGGCTAGTTTGGAGCCCTATACAGATGAGGAATTAGCGCATCTGGTGGAGCAAGCTGGCCTTGAGATTCCCCAGTTTAATCGTCGTCGTGCTATGCGTGCCTTGGAAATTGCCCATTTTGGTCAGGATTTGGAAAATCAAGAGAGTCTATATGAACCGTTGATTATCTGCTTGGATGATGAGCGCAGTCAACTTTACGAGCGCATTAACCGCCGCGTGGATCTAATGTTTGAGGCTGGGCTTTTGGATGAAGCCAAGTGGCTCTTTGAACATTACCCTAATGTACAAGCGGCTAAAGGAATTGGTTACAAGGAACTCTTTCCTTATTTCCGTGGAGAGCAATCCTTGGAAGAAGTCAGTGAGAGTCTCAAACAAGCGACTCGTCGTTTTGCTAAGCGTCAGTTGACCTGGTTCCGTAATCGCATGCAGGTGACCTTTTATCAGATTGGAGAAGCTGGTGTGCAAGACCGCATTTTAAGCCAGATAGAGGAGTTTTTAGATGATTGA
- a CDS encoding Ltp family lipoprotein, translated as MRKSKKILVTSLAATTFALVSLSDTMGVLPFSPQKVSAQEKDASKNGKIVKENKKTAPKPAPKPAPKPAPKSAPKPAPKPAPKPAPKPAPKPAPKPAPKPAPKPAPKPAPKPAPKPAPKPAPKPVSKPAPKPVSKPALKPAPKPALKPASKPTPKPAPKPAPKPAPKPAPKPAPKPAPKPAPKPAPKPAPKPAPKPAPKPTPKPTPKPAPKPTEKAKETTPKQDKSQSKVQSGWVGNYYLKSDGKRAKNEWVDGGRYYVDSDGKKVKSDWIYDKNYGSYYYLTAEGSSARNKWVGNYYLKSDGKMAKNEWVDGGRYYVESDGKMARDKWVDGGRHYVGYDGVRQPKLDGKQYNAALNIAKSYNSVFHKSKKALYDSLTWYGFSSSAAQYAIDHLNADYKANALITAREYRKYNNLSKTEIYERLTSPYFRKFTKEEADYAIQKLNLPSEGSQARNKWVGNYYFKSDGKMAKNEWVDGGRYYVDSEGKMVRGKWVDGGRYYVESDGKMARDKWVDGGRHYVGYDGVRQPKLDGKQYNAALNIAKSYNSVFHKSKKALYDSLTWYGFSSSAAQYAIDHLNADYKANALITAREYRKYNNLSKTEIYERLTSSWIGKFTKEEANYAIQKLGDK; from the coding sequence ATGAGAAAATCAAAAAAAATTTTGGTTACAAGTTTAGCAGCAACTACTTTTGCACTTGTTTCTCTTTCAGATACAATGGGGGTGTTGCCTTTCTCGCCTCAGAAAGTATCTGCTCAAGAAAAGGATGCGTCTAAAAATGGTAAGATTGTAAAAGAGAATAAAAAAACCGCGCCTAAGCCGGCACCAAAACCCGCGCCTAAGCCGGCACCAAAATCTGCGCCTAAGCCGGCACCAAAACCCGCTCCGAAGCCAGCACCAAAACCCGCGCCGAAGCCGGCACCAAAACCCGCACCAAAACCCGCGCCGAAGCCGGCACCAAAACCCGCACCAAAACCTGCGCCGAAGCCGGCACCAAAACCTGCGCCGAAGCCAGTATCAAAACCCGCGCCGAAGCCAGTATCAAAACCTGCGCTTAAGCCGGCACCAAAACCTGCGCTGAAGCCAGCATCAAAACCTACGCCGAAGCCAGCACCAAAACCTGCGCCGAAGCCGGCACCAAAACCTGCGCCGAAGCCGGCACCAAAACCCGCGCCGAAGCCAGCACCAAAACCCGCGCCGAAGCCAGCACCAAAACCTGCGCCAAAACCGGCACCAAAACCCACACCAAAGCCCACGCCAAAGCCGGCACCAAAACCGACTGAAAAAGCTAAAGAGACAACTCCTAAACAGGATAAATCACAATCTAAAGTTCAGTCTGGCTGGGTAGGAAATTACTACCTCAAATCAGATGGGAAGAGAGCTAAAAATGAATGGGTAGATGGTGGTCGTTATTATGTTGATTCTGATGGAAAAAAGGTTAAAAGTGACTGGATTTATGATAAAAACTATGGATCCTATTATTATCTAACAGCAGAAGGAAGCTCTGCTCGCAATAAATGGGTAGGAAATTATTACCTCAAATCAGATGGAAAGATGGCCAAGAATGAATGGGTAGATGGTGGCCGTTATTATGTTGAATCAGATGGTAAAATGGCTAGGGATAAATGGGTAGATGGTGGCCGTCACTATGTAGGATACGATGGTGTGCGGCAACCAAAACTAGATGGGAAGCAGTACAATGCTGCTTTAAATATAGCGAAAAGCTATAATTCGGTTTTTCATAAGTCAAAAAAAGCTCTCTATGACTCATTAACGTGGTATGGTTTTTCAAGTTCAGCAGCGCAGTATGCCATCGATCACTTGAATGCAGATTACAAAGCAAATGCCTTAATTACAGCAAGAGAATACCGAAAATATAACAATCTCTCAAAGACAGAAATTTATGAGAGGCTAACTTCTCCTTATTTTAGAAAATTTACCAAAGAAGAAGCCGACTATGCCATTCAAAAACTTAATCTACCATCAGAAGGCAGCCAAGCTCGCAATAAATGGGTAGGAAATTATTATTTCAAATCAGATGGAAAGATGGCCAAGAATGAATGGGTAGATGGTGGCCGTTACTATGTTGATTCTGAAGGCAAAATGGTAAGGGGCAAATGGGTAGATGGTGGCCGTTATTATGTTGAATCAGATGGTAAAATGGCTAGGGATAAATGGGTAGATGGTGGCCGTCACTATGTAGGATACGATGGTGTGCGGCAACCAAAACTAGATGGGAAGCAGTACAATGCTGCTTTAAATATAGCGAAAAGCTATAATTCGGTTTTTCATAAGTCAAAAAAAGCTCTCTATGACTCATTAACGTGGTATGGTTTTTCAAGTTCAGCAGCGCAGTATGCCATCGATCACTTGAATGCAGATTACAAAGCAAATGCCTTAATTACAGCAAGAGAATACCGAAAATATAACAATCTCTCAAAGACAGAAATTTATGAGAGGCTAACTTCTTCTTGGATTGGAAAATTTACAAAAGAAGAAGCAAACTATGCAATTCAAAAACTAGGGGATAAATAG
- the pabB gene encoding aminodeoxychorismate synthase component I → MHRKTVIDFRALGERYTFTQPIKELKTRNVAEVADLLAQVESYQEQGYYVVGYVSYEAAPAFEEKLAVHKAPLLAEYLLFFTVHDRVETSPIPLTYDEVDLPSNWQEVTSAADYEKAVAQIHHHLRQGDTYQVNYTVQLKQDLSANPFAIYNRMVVEQEAGYNAYVEHDEMAVISMSPELFFEQNDRELTTRPMKGTTQRGVTDQEDLEQASWLEQDPKNRSENMMIVDLLRNDMNRISEVGSEHVERLCQVEQYSTVWQMTSTIKSRLREDVDLVEIFRSLFPCGSITGAPKIATMEIIKDLEPQPRGVYCGTIGLLLPNGRRIFNVAIRTIQLYQGKAIYGVGGGITWDSTWESEYREVHQKAAVLYRKQARFQLITTGKISQKTLLFENQHLERLQKASRYFAFPFDQDGLRQKIEEECQACAASQDYRLRISLSKSGEIEVERQVLTPLSTSFCQAKLCLQEADLNQSFTYFKTTHRPHLNLGEQEIIYHNKSGELLETSIGNLVLKIDGKLYTPPVRLGILPGIYRQHLLETGQIEEKVLTLADFAQAEAIYGCNAVRGLYELSVREN, encoded by the coding sequence ATGCATAGAAAAACAGTAATTGATTTTAGGGCTTTGGGGGAGAGATACACCTTTACCCAGCCGATTAAAGAGTTGAAAACGAGAAATGTAGCAGAAGTGGCAGACTTGCTGGCACAAGTGGAAAGCTACCAAGAGCAGGGCTACTATGTGGTGGGCTATGTCAGCTACGAGGCTGCACCTGCTTTTGAGGAGAAATTAGCAGTTCATAAAGCTCCTTTACTGGCAGAGTACCTGCTATTTTTTACCGTTCATGATAGGGTAGAAACATCCCCTATTCCTCTGACTTATGATGAGGTTGATTTGCCTTCAAACTGGCAGGAAGTAACGTCTGCAGCGGACTATGAAAAGGCTGTTGCCCAGATTCATCATCATTTGCGGCAGGGGGACACCTACCAGGTCAACTACACCGTCCAACTCAAGCAAGACTTAAGTGCCAATCCTTTTGCCATCTACAATCGTATGGTAGTAGAGCAGGAGGCGGGCTACAATGCTTATGTTGAACATGACGAGATGGCAGTGATTTCCATGAGCCCAGAGCTCTTTTTTGAGCAAAATGACCGCGAGTTGACAACACGACCAATGAAGGGAACGACTCAGCGGGGAGTGACTGACCAAGAAGATCTTGAACAGGCTAGTTGGTTGGAGCAGGATCCTAAAAATCGCTCTGAAAATATGATGATTGTGGACCTCTTGCGCAATGATATGAATCGTATTTCTGAGGTGGGGAGTGAGCATGTGGAGCGTTTGTGTCAAGTGGAGCAGTATTCAACTGTCTGGCAGATGACTTCGACCATCAAGAGTCGGTTGCGAGAGGATGTTGACCTTGTAGAAATATTCCGTTCTCTCTTTCCTTGCGGTTCCATAACGGGAGCACCGAAAATTGCGACTATGGAGATTATCAAGGACTTGGAGCCACAACCGCGTGGAGTCTACTGTGGAACGATTGGTCTCTTGCTTCCAAATGGACGCCGGATTTTTAATGTTGCTATCCGGACTATTCAACTGTATCAAGGGAAAGCCATCTATGGAGTTGGCGGAGGAATTACATGGGATAGCACCTGGGAGTCTGAATACCGTGAAGTTCATCAAAAGGCAGCTGTTCTCTATCGTAAACAAGCTCGTTTCCAACTGATTACTACAGGGAAAATCAGCCAGAAAACCTTGCTCTTTGAAAATCAACATCTAGAAAGACTACAAAAGGCTAGTCGTTACTTTGCCTTTCCATTTGATCAAGATGGATTGAGACAAAAGATAGAGGAAGAGTGTCAGGCTTGTGCTGCTAGTCAAGATTACCGCTTGCGTATTTCTCTCAGCAAGTCTGGAGAGATAGAAGTTGAACGCCAAGTATTGACACCCCTCAGTACAAGCTTTTGTCAGGCCAAACTTTGTCTGCAAGAAGCGGATTTGAATCAATCCTTTACCTACTTCAAAACGACTCACCGACCGCATTTGAACCTAGGGGAGCAAGAGATCATTTACCACAATAAGTCTGGAGAACTTCTTGAAACCTCTATCGGAAATTTGGTTCTGAAAATCGATGGGAAACTCTATACACCGCCAGTCCGACTTGGAATCTTACCAGGCATTTACCGTCAGCATTTGCTGGAAACAGGACAGATAGAAGAGAAAGTCTTGACCTTGGCAGATTTTGCCCAAGCAGAAGCTATCTATGGCTGTAATGCAGTCAGGGGCTTGTATGAGCTGTCAGTAAGGGAGAACTAA
- a CDS encoding thymidylate synthase: MTKADTIFKENIERILKEGVFSEQARPKYKDGTVANSKYVTGAFAEYDLAKGEFPITTLRPIAIKSAIKEVLWIYQDQSNSLEVLNSKYNVHYWNDWEVGNTGTIGERYGAVVKKHDIINKLLKQLEVNPWNRRNIISLWDYQAFEETEGLLPCAFQTMFDVRRVDGEIYLDATLTQRSNDMLVAHHINAMQYVALQMMIAKHFGWKVGKFFYFINNLHIYDNQFEQAQELLRREPSNCQPRLVLNVPDKTNFFDIKAEDFELVDYDPVKPQLKFDLAI, translated from the coding sequence ATGACAAAAGCAGATACGATTTTTAAAGAGAATATTGAACGCATTCTAAAGGAAGGTGTTTTCTCAGAGCAAGCACGTCCCAAGTACAAGGATGGGACAGTTGCCAACTCTAAGTACGTAACGGGTGCCTTTGCAGAGTATGACTTAGCAAAAGGGGAATTCCCCATTACAACCTTGCGTCCCATTGCAATCAAATCAGCTATCAAAGAAGTTCTCTGGATCTACCAAGACCAGTCTAATAGCCTAGAAGTGCTGAATAGCAAGTACAATGTTCACTACTGGAATGACTGGGAAGTGGGAAATACGGGAACCATTGGTGAGCGCTATGGTGCTGTTGTTAAGAAACACGACATTATCAATAAGCTTCTCAAGCAGTTGGAAGTCAACCCTTGGAACCGTCGCAATATCATTTCGCTCTGGGATTACCAAGCTTTCGAAGAAACAGAAGGACTACTCCCATGCGCCTTTCAGACCATGTTTGATGTCCGCCGTGTAGATGGAGAAATCTATCTGGATGCGACCTTGACCCAGCGTTCGAATGACATGTTGGTGGCCCACCACATCAATGCTATGCAGTACGTGGCTCTTCAAATGATGATTGCCAAGCATTTCGGCTGGAAGGTTGGGAAGTTCTTCTACTTCATCAACAATCTCCATATCTATGACAATCAATTTGAACAAGCTCAGGAATTGCTCCGTCGTGAGCCATCAAACTGCCAACCACGTTTGGTCTTGAATGTGCCAGATAAGACCAATTTTTTTGATATTAAAGCAGAGGACTTTGAGTTGGTGGATTATGACCCTGTCAAGCCACAGTTGAAGTTTGACCTAGCTATTTAA
- a CDS encoding N-acetylmuramoyl-L-alanine amidase family protein → MNKRLFFKMSLATLPVLALFSQPVLAEENIHFSSCKEAWANGYADIHEGEPGYSAKLDRDHDGVACELKNAPKGAFKAKQSTSAQNNTSSATTSGWVKQDGAWYYFDGNGNPVKNAWQGSYYLKADGKMAQSEWIYDSSYQAWYYLKSDGSYAKNAWQGAYYLKSNGKMAKGEWVYDSSYKSYYYLTSEGSYARNTWSGNYYLKSDGKMAKGEWVYDSSYKSYYYLTSEGSYARNTWSGNYYLKSDGKMAKGEWIYDSNYKSYYYLTSEGSYARNTWVGNYYLKSNGKMAVNERTPDGYRVDGSGKWVK, encoded by the coding sequence ATGAACAAACGTCTATTTTTTAAAATGAGTCTGGCTACCTTGCCAGTTTTAGCCTTGTTTTCACAGCCTGTGTTAGCGGAAGAAAACATTCATTTTTCTAGCTGTAAGGAAGCTTGGGCGAATGGATATGCGGATATTCATGAGGGAGAACCTGGTTATTCTGCCAAGTTAGACCGTGATCATGATGGTGTGGCGTGTGAATTGAAAAATGCTCCAAAAGGTGCTTTCAAAGCAAAGCAATCAACTTCGGCTCAAAACAATACAAGTTCAGCAACAACAAGTGGCTGGGTTAAGCAGGATGGTGCATGGTATTACTTTGATGGAAATGGAAATCCAGTGAAAAATGCTTGGCAGGGAAGCTATTATCTGAAAGCGGATGGTAAAATGGCACAGAGCGAATGGATTTATGACTCTTCTTATCAAGCTTGGTATTATTTGAAATCAGATGGTTCTTATGCAAAAAATGCATGGCAAGGAGCTTACTACCTTAAATCAAATGGTAAGATGGCTAAAGGTGAGTGGGTCTACGATAGTAGCTACAAATCATACTACTACTTGACATCAGAAGGCAGTTACGCTCGTAACACTTGGTCAGGTAATTATTATCTCAAATCAGATGGTAAGATGGCTAAAGGTGAGTGGGTCTACGATAGTAGCTACAAATCATACTACTACTTGACATCAGAAGGCAGTTACGCTCGTAATACTTGGTCAGGTAATTATTATCTCAAATCAGATGGTAAGATGGCTAAAGGTGAGTGGATATATGATAGTAACTACAAATCATATTACTACTTGACATCAGAAGGCAGTTACGCTCGTAACACTTGGGTAGGCAATTACTATCTTAAATCAAACGGTAAAATGGCTGTTAATGAACGTACACCAGATGGTTATCGTGTAGATGGTTCAGGTAAATGGGTTAAATAA
- a CDS encoding Ltp family lipoprotein — protein sequence MRRSKKILVTSLAATTFALVSLSDTMGMLPFSSQKVSAQEKDASKNGKIVKENTKPAPKPAPKPAPKPAPKPAPKPASKPAPKPAPKPAPKPASKPAPKPAPKPAPKPAPKPAPKPAPKPAPKPAPKPAPKPAPKPIEKAKETTPKQDKSKSKAQSGWVGSSYYENGAKVTNKWIFNKKVNAYFYLNASGNYVQNAWVGNYYLKSDGKRAKNEWIYDKKYSAHYYLTAEGSYARNTWVGNYYLKSDGKRAKNEWVYDKKSSSYFYLTSEGSSARNTWVGNYYLKSDGKMAKSEWIYDKNYGSYYYLTAEGSYARNAWVGNYYLKSDGKRAKNEWFYDNNYGSYYYLTGEGSYARNTWVGNYYLKSDGKMAKNEWIYDKNYGSYYYLTGEGSYARNKWVGNYYLNSNGKMAKNEWVDGGNYYVDSDGKIVKSDWIYDKNYGSYYYLTSEGTYARNKWIGNYYLKSDGKMAKNEWVDGGRYYVKSDGEMVWGKWVDGGRYYVGYDGVWQPKPADGNPYSAALKEAQGYNRIHLSKKGIYEMLIYKGFNSDAAQYAINHLQADYKANALATAREYRKILHLSKTEIYERLTSPYYLKKFTKEEANYAIQHLGD from the coding sequence ATGAGAAGATCAAAAAAAATTTTGGTTACAAGTTTAGCAGCAACTACTTTTGCACTTGTTTCTCTTTCAGATACAATGGGGATGTTGCCTTTCTCATCTCAGAAAGTATCTGCTCAAGAAAAGGATGCGTCTAAAAATGGTAAAATTGTAAAAGAGAATACAAAACCCGCACCAAAACCTGCGCCGAAGCCGGCACCAAAACCCGCACCAAAACCTGCGCCGAAGCCAGCATCAAAACCTGCGCCGAAGCCGGCACCAAAACCTGCGCCGAAGCCAGCATCAAAACCTGCGCCGAAGCCAGCACCAAAACCCGCGCCGAAACCGGCACCAAAACCGGCACCAAAACCCGCGCCAAAACCTGCGCCGAAGCCAGCACCAAAACCCGCGCCGAAGCCGGCACCAAAACCGATTGAAAAAGCTAAAGAAACAACTCCTAAACAGGATAAATCAAAATCTAAAGCTCAGTCTGGCTGGGTAGGGTCTTCGTACTATGAAAATGGTGCTAAAGTTACTAATAAGTGGATTTTTAATAAAAAGGTTAACGCCTACTTCTATTTAAATGCATCGGGAAATTATGTCCAAAATGCCTGGGTCGGTAATTACTATCTAAAATCTGATGGTAAGAGAGCTAAGAACGAATGGATTTATGATAAGAAATACTCTGCACATTATTATTTAACAGCAGAAGGTAGCTATGCTCGTAACACCTGGGTAGGAAATTACTACCTTAAATCAGATGGTAAGAGAGCTAAGAACGAATGGGTTTATGATAAGAAATCGAGTTCATATTTTTATCTAACATCAGAAGGAAGTTCAGCTCGTAACACTTGGGTAGGCAATTACTATCTTAAATCAGATGGTAAAATGGCTAAGAGTGAATGGATTTATGATAAAAACTATGGCTCATATTATTATCTAACCGCAGAAGGTAGCTACGCTCGAAACGCATGGGTAGGTAATTACTATCTAAAATCAGACGGGAAAAGAGCTAAAAATGAATGGTTTTATGACAATAACTATGGGTCATACTATTATTTAACAGGAGAAGGTAGCTACGCTCGTAATACTTGGGTAGGGAATTATTATCTCAAATCAGATGGAAAGATGGCCAAGAATGAATGGATTTATGACAAAAACTACGGTTCATATTATTATCTAACAGGAGAAGGAAGCTACGCACGTAACAAATGGGTAGGTAATTACTATCTAAACTCAAACGGTAAGATGGCCAAAAATGAGTGGGTAGATGGTGGTAATTATTATGTTGATTCTGACGGAAAAATAGTTAAAAGTGACTGGATTTATGATAAAAACTATGGTTCATATTATTATCTAACATCAGAAGGCACCTATGCTCGCAACAAATGGATAGGAAATTACTATCTTAAATCAGACGGTAAGATGGCCAAGAATGAATGGGTAGATGGCGGTCGTTACTATGTTAAATCAGATGGTGAAATGGTTTGGGGCAAATGGGTAGATGGTGGCCGTTACTATGTAGGATACGACGGTGTCTGGCAACCAAAACCAGCAGACGGGAATCCATACTCAGCAGCTTTAAAGGAAGCACAAGGTTATAATAGGATTCATTTGTCAAAAAAAGGAATTTATGAGATGTTAATTTATAAAGGTTTTAATAGTGACGCTGCACAATATGCTATCAATCATTTGCAAGCAGACTATAAGGCGAATGCATTAGCTACAGCAAGAGAATACCGAAAGATTCTCCATTTATCAAAGACAGAAATTTATGAGAGGCTAACTTCTCCTTATTATTTAAAAAAATTTACCAAAGAAGAAGCAAACTATGCAATTCAACATTTGGGTGACTAA
- a CDS encoding ROK family glucokinase, whose amino-acid sequence MSQKIIGIDLGGTSIKFAILTQEGEIQEKWSIKTNILDEGSHIVDDMIESIQHRLDLLGLAAADFQGIGMGSPGVVDREKGTVIGAYNLNWKTLQPIKEKIEKALGIPFFIDNDANVAALGERWMGAGDNQPDVVFMTLGTGVGGGIVAEGKLLHGVAGAAGELGHITVDFDQPIACTCGKKGCLETVASATGIVNLTRRYADEYEGDAALKRLIDNGEEVTAKTVFDLAKEGDDLALIVYRNFSRYLGIACANIGSILNPSTIVIGGGVSAAGEFLLQGVQKVYDENTFPQVRTTTKLALATLGNDAGVIGAASLVLQ is encoded by the coding sequence ATGAGTCAAAAGATTATTGGGATTGACCTTGGTGGAACTTCTATCAAATTTGCAATTTTAACTCAAGAGGGAGAAATCCAAGAAAAATGGTCTATCAAGACAAATATTTTGGATGAAGGAAGCCACATTGTAGATGATATGATTGAGTCTATTCAGCATCGTTTGGACTTGCTTGGATTGGCAGCAGCGGACTTCCAAGGAATTGGGATGGGATCACCAGGTGTGGTTGACCGTGAAAAAGGGACTGTTATCGGTGCCTACAACCTCAACTGGAAAACTCTTCAACCAATTAAAGAAAAAATTGAAAAAGCCTTGGGCATTCCATTCTTCATCGATAATGATGCCAACGTAGCTGCTCTTGGTGAGCGTTGGATGGGGGCTGGTGATAACCAACCAGATGTTGTCTTTATGACACTTGGTACAGGTGTTGGTGGCGGTATCGTCGCAGAAGGAAAATTGCTTCATGGTGTTGCTGGTGCAGCAGGGGAGCTTGGCCACATCACTGTTGACTTTGACCAACCAATCGCATGTACTTGCGGTAAGAAAGGCTGTCTTGAGACAGTTGCTTCAGCAACAGGGATTGTCAACTTGACTCGTCGTTATGCTGATGAATACGAAGGTGATGCAGCCTTGAAACGCTTGATTGATAATGGAGAAGAAGTAACCGCTAAGACTGTCTTTGATCTCGCAAAAGAAGGAGACGACCTTGCTTTGATTGTTTACCGTAACTTCTCACGTTACTTGGGAATCGCTTGTGCTAACATCGGATCAATCCTAAACCCATCAACCATCGTCATCGGTGGTGGTGTATCAGCTGCAGGAGAATTCCTTCTACAAGGTGTTCAAAAAGTTTACGACGAAAATACCTTCCCACAAGTACGCACAACAACTAAATTGGCTCTTGCAACTCTAGGAAATGACGCTGGAGTTATCGGAGCAGCATCACTTGTATTGCAATAA
- a CDS encoding DUF3042 family protein — protein MAKGFAKGLVTGVAGTVAAVAGAVYAFKKKVIEPEEQKAAFIEENRKKAARRRVSR, from the coding sequence ATGGCTAAAGGATTCGCTAAAGGTCTTGTAACAGGTGTCGCAGGAACTGTCGCTGCAGTTGCAGGTGCAGTATACGCATTTAAAAAGAAAGTGATCGAACCAGAAGAGCAAAAAGCAGCTTTCATCGAAGAAAACCGTAAAAAAGCAGCTCGTCGCCGCGTATCACGTTAA